In Fusobacterium periodonticum ATCC 33693, a single genomic region encodes these proteins:
- a CDS encoding PLP-dependent aminotransferase family protein produces MIILNLDNKSKTPLYIQIYTEIKKLIQTKILKANEKLPSKKDFIDYYNISQNTIQNALYLLLEEGYIFSIERKGYFVSDIENLIIQNVKTENKAKFKEKEKISYDFSYSGVDKKSLARTIFKRITKDVYDEENEDLLFQGHIQGDLLLRKSICEYLSQSRGFKVESEQVVISSGTEYLFYIIFKLFNNKIYGLENPCHKMFKELFLTNNISFKAISLDENGIVIDDLKKYNVNIAYVTPSHQFPTGAIMSISRRTELLNWANENPNRYIVEDDYDSEFKYTGRPIPALKANDINDKVIYLGSFSKSISPAIRVSYLVLPKVLLNIYQRELPYFICPVPTLNQKILYRFIKDGYFVKHINKMRTLYKKKREFLVNTIKNYSSEILNKEIQIQGADAGLHMVIKLNQKINEKLFLDECLENSLKLYSLEEYNIEEIHREKSYFLLGYANLTNKEIEEGILLMLKILKKYYI; encoded by the coding sequence ATGATTATTTTAAATTTAGATAATAAATCAAAAACACCTCTATATATACAAATATATACTGAGATAAAAAAATTAATACAGACTAAAATTTTAAAGGCAAATGAAAAATTACCTTCAAAGAAAGATTTCATAGATTACTATAATATCAGTCAAAATACTATTCAAAATGCTCTTTATCTTCTATTGGAGGAAGGTTACATTTTTTCCATTGAAAGAAAAGGATATTTTGTTTCTGATATAGAAAATCTAATTATACAGAATGTTAAAACTGAAAATAAGGCTAAATTTAAAGAAAAAGAGAAAATTAGTTATGACTTTTCTTATTCAGGAGTAGATAAAAAAAGTTTAGCAAGAACAATTTTTAAAAGAATTACTAAAGATGTTTATGATGAGGAGAATGAAGATTTGCTATTTCAAGGGCATATACAGGGAGACTTACTATTGAGAAAAAGTATCTGTGAGTATCTATCTCAATCAAGAGGTTTCAAAGTAGAGAGTGAGCAAGTAGTTATTAGCTCAGGTACAGAGTATTTGTTCTATATAATTTTTAAATTATTTAATAATAAAATTTATGGTTTAGAAAATCCTTGCCATAAGATGTTTAAAGAATTATTTTTAACAAATAATATCAGTTTTAAAGCTATTTCATTAGATGAAAATGGAATTGTAATTGATGATTTAAAAAAATATAATGTCAATATAGCTTATGTTACTCCTTCACATCAATTTCCAACTGGAGCAATTATGAGTATCAGTAGAAGAACTGAACTTCTAAATTGGGCAAATGAAAATCCTAATCGTTATATAGTTGAAGATGATTATGATAGTGAATTTAAGTATACAGGTAGACCTATTCCAGCATTGAAGGCAAATGATATCAATGATAAGGTAATTTATTTAGGTAGCTTCTCAAAGTCAATCAGTCCTGCAATTCGTGTTAGTTATTTAGTCTTACCAAAAGTGCTTTTAAATATCTATCAAAGAGAACTACCATATTTTATCTGTCCTGTACCAACTTTAAATCAAAAAATTCTCTATAGATTTATCAAAGATGGTTATTTTGTTAAACATATAAATAAGATGAGAACTCTTTACAAAAAGAAAAGAGAATTTCTTGTAAATACTATAAAAAATTATTCTTCTGAGATATTGAATAAAGAGATCCAAATTCAAGGTGCAGATGCTGGTTTACATATGGTAATTAAACTAAATCAAAAAATTAATGAAAAGTTATTTTTAGATGAATGTTTAGAAAATTCTTTGAAATTATATAGTTTAGAGGAATATAACATAGAAGAAATACATAGAGAAAAGTCATATTTCCTTTTAGGTTATGCCAATTTAACAAATAAGGAAATAGAAGAAGGGATACTACTGATGTTAAAAATTTTAAAAAAATATTATATATAA
- the pdxS gene encoding pyridoxal 5'-phosphate synthase lyase subunit PdxS, whose product MDTRFNGGVIMDVTSKEQAIIAEEAGAVAVMALERIPADIRAAGGVSRMSDPKLIKEIMSAVKIPVMAKVRIGHFVEAEILQAIGIDFIDESEVLSPADSVHHVNKRDFTTPFVCGARNLGEALRRICEGAQMIRTKGEAGTGDVVQAVSHMRQIMKEINLVKALRDDELYVMAKDLQVPYDLVKYVHDNGRLPVPNFSAGGVATPADAALMRRLGADGVFVGSGIFKSGDPKKRAKAIVEAVKNYNNPEIIAKVSEDLGEAMVGINENEIKIIMAERGV is encoded by the coding sequence ATGGATACAAGATTTAATGGTGGAGTTATTATGGATGTTACATCTAAGGAACAAGCAATTATTGCTGAAGAAGCAGGAGCAGTTGCTGTTATGGCACTAGAAAGAATTCCAGCTGATATCAGAGCAGCAGGTGGAGTTTCTAGAATGAGTGATCCTAAATTAATAAAAGAAATTATGTCAGCAGTAAAAATTCCTGTAATGGCAAAAGTAAGAATAGGGCATTTTGTGGAAGCTGAAATACTACAAGCCATTGGAATAGATTTTATTGATGAATCAGAAGTTTTATCACCAGCTGATTCAGTACATCATGTAAATAAGAGAGATTTTACTACTCCTTTTGTGTGTGGAGCTAGAAATTTAGGTGAAGCTTTAAGAAGAATATGTGAAGGTGCTCAAATGATTAGAACTAAGGGAGAAGCTGGAACAGGAGATGTTGTTCAAGCTGTTTCACATATGAGACAAATCATGAAAGAAATCAATCTAGTTAAAGCTTTACGTGATGATGAACTATATGTAATGGCAAAAGACTTACAAGTTCCTTATGATTTAGTGAAATATGTTCATGATAACGGTAGATTACCTGTACCTAATTTCTCAGCAGGTGGAGTTGCTACTCCAGCAGATGCAGCACTTATGAGAAGATTGGGAGCTGATGGGGTATTTGTAGGAAGTGGAATTTTTAAATCTGGTGACCCTAAAAAAAGAGCAAAAGCTATTGTTGAAGCTGTTAAAAATTATAACAATCCAGAAATTATTGCCAAAGTTTCAGAAGATTTAGGTGAAGCTATGGTGGGGATTAATGAAAATGAAATAAAAATTATTATGGCTGAAAGAGGAGTATAA
- a CDS encoding cupin domain-containing protein: protein MLGKVITEHGQVVNNQDIMVVHLHLKEGETIAPHNHPGRQIFFTVVEGEVEVYLNEEETYPLVPKKVLDFDGEARISVKALKESDIFVYLVVKR, encoded by the coding sequence ATGTTAGGAAAAGTAATAACAGAACATGGACAAGTAGTTAATAATCAAGATATAATGGTAGTTCATCTACATTTAAAAGAAGGAGAAACAATAGCACCTCATAATCATCCTGGAAGACAAATATTCTTTACAGTAGTTGAAGGTGAAGTAGAAGTATACTTAAATGAAGAAGAAACTTATCCATTAGTACCTAAAAAAGTTTTAGATTTTGATGGTGAGGCAAGAATATCTGTTAAAGCATTAAAAGAAAGTGATATTTTTGTATATTTAGTTGTAAAAAGATAG
- a CDS encoding YoaK family protein: MEKIKEEVPEKLRIAVLLSFISGYINAFTYNNAGELFAGAQTGNVIFMALHFAKGNLEKAVEFLIPIISFMIGQIFIYCFRNFFQKRGHKGYIHSSLLMLFIMIMLIVLLPFFDYHFIVVTLAFFAAIQSDTFQRLRGFSYATIMMTGNVKNAPRLLIEGLVQRDRELLVRGLLLFLIIFSFMIGVGISTYFTQFVKKSALIPLILPLLYINYVLFKEERSVIDVVKSKIRKIK, from the coding sequence ATGGAAAAAATAAAAGAAGAAGTTCCTGAGAAATTAAGAATAGCAGTTCTTTTATCGTTTATAAGTGGATATATTAATGCCTTTACTTATAATAATGCAGGAGAACTTTTTGCAGGAGCACAAACTGGAAATGTAATTTTTATGGCACTACATTTTGCAAAAGGAAATCTTGAAAAAGCAGTTGAATTTCTGATACCTATTATTTCTTTTATGATAGGACAAATTTTTATTTATTGTTTTAGAAATTTTTTTCAAAAAAGAGGACACAAAGGATATATACATTCTTCTCTTTTAATGTTGTTTATCATGATAATGTTAATTGTACTTTTACCTTTTTTTGATTATCATTTCATTGTTGTAACACTAGCTTTTTTTGCAGCTATCCAATCAGATACTTTTCAAAGATTGAGAGGTTTTTCATATGCTACTATAATGATGACAGGAAATGTTAAAAATGCTCCTCGTTTATTGATTGAGGGACTTGTTCAAAGAGACAGAGAATTATTAGTAAGAGGTCTTTTACTATTTTTAATAATTTTTAGTTTTATGATAGGAGTAGGAATATCTACATATTTTACTCAATTTGTTAAAAAGAGTGCATTAATTCCTTTAATTCTTCCACTTTTATATATTAATTATGTGTTATTTAAAGAAGAACGCAGTGTAATAGATGTTGTAAAATCTAAAATAAGAAAGATTAAATAA
- a CDS encoding 1-deoxy-D-xylulose-5-phosphate synthase — protein MYLEKINSPEDVKKLNIEKMKVLAEEIREAIIKRDAIHGGHFGPNLGMVEATIALHYVFNSPKDKFVFDVSHQTYPHKMLTGRREAFTDEAHYDDVTGYSNQHESEHDHFILGHTSTSISLALGLAKARDVKGEKGNVIAIIGDGSLSGGEALEGLDLAGELRTNFIVIANDNDMSIAENHGGLYKNLKLLRETEGKAECNLFKAMGLEYVFVKDGNNIEELIETFKKVKDIDHPITVHIHTQKGKGYKLAEENKEPWHYVMPFNIEDGKPLNNDDSEDYTDVTKEYLIKKMKEDKTVVTITAGTPGNFSFSRKEREELGEQFVDVGIAEQTAVALASGMASKGAKPVFTVVSSFIQRAYDQLSQDLCINNNPATIVVSYGGAIGMTDVTHLGWFDIAMMSNIPNLVYLAPTTKEEHLAMLEWSIEQQEHPVAIRLPGGKMVSTGEKVTKDFSKLNTYEVKQKGEKIAILGLGTFYQLGEKAAKLYEEKTGVKATVINPMYITGVDEKLLEELKKDHSVVITLEDGILNGGFGEKIARFYGNSDVKVLNYGLKKEFLDRYNIGKVLTENRLKADLIVEDLLKF, from the coding sequence ATGTACTTAGAAAAAATCAATTCACCAGAGGATGTAAAAAAATTAAATATTGAGAAAATGAAAGTTTTAGCTGAAGAAATAAGAGAAGCTATAATAAAAAGAGATGCTATTCATGGAGGACACTTTGGACCAAATTTAGGTATGGTTGAAGCAACAATAGCTTTACACTATGTTTTTAATTCACCAAAAGATAAGTTTGTATTTGATGTTTCACATCAAACATATCCACATAAAATGCTAACTGGAAGAAGAGAAGCTTTCACAGATGAAGCACACTATGACGATGTAACTGGATATAGTAATCAACATGAAAGTGAACATGATCACTTTATCTTAGGACATACTTCAACTTCAATAAGTTTAGCTTTAGGACTTGCAAAAGCTAGAGATGTTAAAGGAGAAAAAGGAAATGTTATTGCTATCATTGGAGATGGTTCTCTAAGTGGTGGAGAAGCACTTGAAGGTTTAGATCTTGCAGGAGAATTAAGAACTAATTTCATTGTTATAGCCAATGATAATGATATGTCTATAGCAGAAAATCATGGAGGACTTTACAAAAATTTAAAATTATTAAGAGAAACAGAAGGTAAAGCAGAATGTAATCTATTCAAAGCTATGGGCTTAGAGTATGTATTTGTTAAAGATGGAAATAATATTGAAGAATTAATAGAAACATTTAAAAAAGTGAAGGATATAGATCACCCAATAACAGTTCATATCCATACTCAAAAAGGTAAAGGATATAAACTTGCTGAAGAAAACAAGGAACCTTGGCACTACGTAATGCCATTTAATATAGAAGATGGAAAACCTTTAAATAATGATGATAGCGAAGATTATACAGATGTTACAAAAGAATATTTAATAAAGAAAATGAAAGAAGATAAAACTGTTGTTACAATAACAGCAGGAACACCAGGAAACTTTAGTTTTTCTAGAAAAGAAAGAGAAGAACTTGGAGAGCAATTTGTAGATGTAGGAATAGCAGAACAAACAGCTGTTGCCTTAGCTTCAGGAATGGCTTCTAAAGGAGCTAAACCAGTATTTACAGTAGTGAGTTCATTTATCCAAAGAGCTTATGACCAATTATCACAAGATTTATGTATAAATAATAATCCTGCAACAATAGTTGTTTCTTATGGTGGAGCTATAGGAATGACAGATGTTACTCACCTTGGTTGGTTTGACATTGCTATGATGAGTAATATTCCAAACTTGGTTTATCTTGCACCTACAACAAAAGAAGAACATCTTGCTATGCTTGAATGGAGTATAGAACAACAAGAACATCCTGTTGCAATTCGTTTACCAGGTGGAAAGATGGTTTCAACTGGTGAGAAAGTAACAAAAGATTTCTCTAAATTAAATACTTATGAAGTAAAACAAAAAGGAGAAAAAATAGCAATTTTAGGATTGGGAACTTTCTATCAATTAGGAGAAAAAGCTGCAAAACTATATGAAGAAAAAACAGGAGTGAAAGCAACAGTTATAAATCCTATGTATATCACAGGTGTGGATGAAAAATTATTAGAAGAATTGAAAAAAGATCATAGTGTGGTCATAACTCTTGAAGATGGAATTTTAAATGGTGGTTTTGGAGAAAAAATAGCTAGATTCTATGGAAATTCTGATGTGAAAGTTTTAAATTATGGACTTAAAAAAGAATTTTTAGACAGATACAATATAGGAAAAGTACTTACAGAAAATAGATTGAAAGCTGACTTAATTGTTGAAGATTTGTTGAAATTTTAA
- a CDS encoding RNA-guided endonuclease InsQ/TnpB family protein, whose translation MYKALKIEIKLTEEQKIQVNKTIGVERFIYNEYIKYNQEQYKLNNKFVSANDFSKYINNVYLPNNPDKKWIKDVSSKSVKQAMLYGEKAFKNFFKGLSSFPVFKKKGKNELGAYFVKNNKTDFEFYRHKIKIPTLKFVRVKEYGYIPKNAIIKSGTITKTADRYFLSLIMEVEDTVKATNTSSEGLGVDLGIKDTAICSNSKVFKNINKTKKVKKLKKKLKREQRKMSRSVEYSKSKKIKLKECKNFNKKKLKVQKLFYRLNCIRDDYNNKIVDEITRAKLKYITIEDLTVSNMMKNKHLSKAIQEQNFYSIRTKLINKCKERNIELRLVDTFYPSSKTCSCCGSIKKNLKLNDRIYKCSNCGLEIDRDYNASINLEKAKIYKVIA comes from the coding sequence ATGTATAAAGCACTAAAGATAGAAATAAAACTAACAGAAGAACAAAAGATACAAGTAAACAAAACTATTGGAGTTGAAAGATTTATATATAATGAGTATATTAAATACAACCAAGAACAATATAAGTTAAATAATAAATTTGTAAGTGCTAATGATTTTTCTAAATATATTAACAATGTCTATCTACCTAATAATCCTGATAAAAAATGGATAAAAGATGTATCTTCTAAATCAGTCAAACAAGCAATGCTTTATGGAGAAAAAGCATTTAAAAACTTTTTTAAGGGTTTAAGTTCTTTTCCTGTTTTTAAGAAAAAAGGTAAGAATGAGTTGGGAGCATATTTTGTTAAGAATAATAAAACTGATTTTGAGTTTTATAGGCATAAAATAAAAATACCTACATTGAAATTTGTAAGAGTAAAAGAATATGGATATATACCTAAAAATGCGATTATTAAAAGTGGTACTATAACTAAAACAGCTGATAGGTATTTTCTATCACTTATTATGGAAGTTGAAGATACTGTAAAAGCAACTAATACAAGTAGTGAAGGGTTAGGAGTAGACTTAGGTATAAAAGATACAGCTATATGTTCTAACAGTAAGGTATTTAAAAATATAAATAAAACTAAAAAAGTTAAAAAATTGAAGAAGAAACTTAAGAGAGAACAAAGAAAGATGTCAAGAAGTGTAGAATATTCTAAATCTAAAAAGATAAAATTAAAAGAATGTAAGAATTTTAATAAAAAAAAGTTGAAAGTACAAAAATTATTTTATAGACTAAATTGTATTAGAGATGATTATAATAATAAAATAGTAGATGAAATAACAAGAGCCAAGTTAAAATACATTACTATTGAAGATTTAACAGTATCTAATATGATGAAGAATAAACATCTTTCAAAAGCTATACAAGAACAGAATTTTTATAGCATAAGAACTAAACTCATAAATAAATGTAAGGAAAGAAATATAGAACTAAGGTTAGTAGATACATTTTATCCAAGCAGTAAAACTTGTTCTTGTTGTGGTAGTATTAAAAAAAATTTGAAGCTAAATGATAGAATTTATAAATGTAGTAATTGTGGTTTAGAAATAGATAGAGATTACAATGCAAGTATAAATCTTGAAAAAGCAAAAATATATAAAGTAATAGCATAG
- a CDS encoding IS607 family transposase: MKKIYKPKEFSELVNRSVNTLQRWDREGILIAHRTPTNRRYYTLEDYNKVMGIEVTQNQVYEVIIYARVSNHSQKDDLKNQIKFLKEYANAKGYIISEVITDIGSGLNYQRKGFNSILYSNKKQKILISYKDRFVRFGFDWFDKFLKSKGSEIEIVNNEDLSPQEEMIQDLISIIHIFSCHIHGLRKYKKQIKEDKDV; encoded by the coding sequence ATGAAAAAAATATATAAACCAAAAGAATTTAGTGAATTAGTAAATAGAAGTGTAAATACACTTCAAAGATGGGATAGAGAAGGTATATTGATAGCACATAGAACCCCAACAAATAGGAGATATTATACTTTAGAAGATTATAATAAAGTTATGGGTATTGAGGTAACTCAAAATCAAGTATATGAAGTTATTATATATGCAAGAGTTTCCAATCATAGTCAAAAAGATGACTTAAAAAATCAGATTAAATTTTTGAAAGAATATGCAAATGCAAAAGGGTATATAATATCAGAAGTTATAACTGATATTGGAAGTGGACTTAATTATCAAAGAAAAGGTTTTAATTCTATTCTTTATTCCAATAAAAAGCAAAAAATTCTTATCTCATATAAAGATAGATTTGTAAGATTTGGTTTTGATTGGTTTGATAAATTTTTAAAATCAAAAGGTAGTGAAATAGAAATTGTTAATAATGAAGATTTATCACCACAAGAAGAAATGATACAAGATTTAATTTCTATTATACATATATTTTCTTGTCACATACATGGACTTAGAAAATATAAAAAGCAAATAAAGGAAGATAAAGATGTATAA
- a CDS encoding M48 family metallopeptidase, with protein MKKIKNLVVLLFVSLIFVSCSTAPLTGRRQFKMVSDEAVAQSSITQYNQMIAELKKNNLLANNTAEGQRINQIGRRISKAVEEYLVANGMQDKVKTLQWEFNLIKSKDINAFALPGGKIAFYTGILPVLKTDAAIAFVMGHEIGHVIGGHHAESASNQNLAGFLMIGKKLIDAVTGVPVISDDLAQQGLSLGLLKFNRTQEYEADKYGMIFMAMAGYNPEEAIVAQQRMMQLGGSQGAEILSSHPSTQNRIEELKRFLPEAMKYYKK; from the coding sequence ATGAAGAAAATAAAAAATTTAGTAGTATTATTATTTGTATCTTTAATTTTTGTATCTTGTTCAACTGCACCTTTAACAGGAAGAAGACAATTCAAGATGGTAAGTGATGAGGCTGTTGCACAATCTTCTATCACACAATACAATCAAATGATAGCAGAATTGAAAAAAAATAATTTGTTGGCAAATAATACTGCTGAAGGACAAAGAATAAATCAAATAGGAAGAAGAATTTCTAAAGCTGTTGAAGAATACTTAGTTGCAAATGGTATGCAAGATAAAGTGAAAACTTTACAATGGGAGTTTAATCTAATAAAAAGTAAGGATATAAATGCCTTTGCATTACCAGGTGGAAAAATTGCTTTCTATACAGGAATATTACCAGTATTAAAAACAGATGCAGCAATTGCTTTTGTAATGGGACATGAAATAGGGCATGTTATTGGTGGGCATCATGCAGAAAGTGCAAGTAACCAAAATTTAGCTGGTTTCTTAATGATAGGTAAAAAACTTATAGATGCTGTAACAGGAGTTCCTGTTATCAGTGATGATTTAGCTCAACAAGGACTATCATTAGGGCTTTTAAAATTCAATAGAACTCAAGAATATGAAGCAGATAAATATGGAATGATATTTATGGCGATGGCAGGATACAATCCAGAAGAAGCTATAGTTGCACAACAAAGAATGATGCAATTAGGTGGAAGTCAAGGAGCAGAAATACTATCTTCTCACCCTTCTACTCAAAATAGAATTGAAGAGTTAAAAAGATTTTTACCAGAAGCTATGAAATACTATAAGAAATAA
- the rpsR gene encoding 30S ribosomal protein S18, with protein sequence MAEFRRRRAKLRVKAEEIDYKNVELLKRFVSDKGKINPSRLTGANAKLQRKIAKAIKRARNIALIPYTRIEK encoded by the coding sequence ATGGCAGAATTCAGAAGAAGAAGAGCAAAATTAAGAGTTAAAGCTGAAGAAATTGATTATAAAAATGTTGAACTTTTAAAAAGATTCGTATCTGATAAAGGAAAAATCAATCCTTCAAGATTAACTGGAGCTAATGCTAAATTACAAAGAAAGATAGCAAAAGCTATTAAAAGAGCAAGAAATATAGCTCTTATACCATATACAAGAATTGAAAAATAG
- the rpsF gene encoding 30S ribosomal protein S6, producing the protein MKKYEIMYIINPTVLEEGRDELINQINSLLTANGATIAKTEKWGERKLAYPIDKKKSGFYVLTTFEMDGTKLAEVEAKINIMEAVMRHIVVRLD; encoded by the coding sequence ATGAAAAAATATGAAATTATGTACATCATCAACCCTACTGTATTAGAAGAAGGTAGAGACGAGTTAATAAATCAAATAAACTCTTTATTAACTGCAAATGGAGCTACAATAGCTAAAACAGAAAAATGGGGAGAAAGAAAACTTGCTTATCCAATCGATAAGAAAAAATCAGGTTTTTATGTACTAACTACTTTTGAGATGGACGGAACAAAATTAGCAGAAGTAGAAGCTAAAATAAACATTATGGAAGCTGTAATGAGACATATAGTTGTAAGACTTGACTAA
- a CDS encoding proline--tRNA ligase: MRFSKAYIKTLKETPKEAEIASHKLMLRAAMIKKLASGIYAYLPLGYRTIRKIENIVREEMDRAGALELLMPVVQPAELWQESGRWDVMGAEMLRLQDRHERDFVLSPTQEEMITSIVRSDISSYKSLPLNLYHIQTKFRDERRPRFGLMRGREFTMKDGYSFHTSQESLDEEFLNMRDAYTRIFTRCGLKFRPVDADSGNIGGSGSQEFQVLAESGEDEIIYSDGSDYAANIEKAVSELINPPKEDLREVELVHTPDCPTIESLAKYLDIPLERTVKALTYKDMGTDEIYMVLIRGDFEVNEVKLKNILNAVEVEMATDEEIEKIGLTKGYIGPYKLPAEIKIVADLSVIEVTNHVVGSHQKDYHYKNVNYGRDYKADIVTDIRKVRVGDNCITGGKLHSARGIECGQIFKLGDKYSKAMNATYLDENGKTQYMLMGCYGIGVTRTMAAAIEQNNDENGIIWPVSIAPYIVDVIPANIKNEGQVSLAEKIYNELQAENIDVMLDDRDEKPGFKFKDADLIGFPFKVVVGKRADEGIVEVKIRRTGETLELAQAEVVAKIKELMKLY, encoded by the coding sequence ATGAGATTCAGTAAGGCATATATAAAAACTTTAAAAGAAACACCTAAAGAAGCAGAAATAGCAAGTCATAAATTAATGCTTAGAGCAGCTATGATAAAAAAATTAGCTAGTGGTATTTATGCTTATTTACCATTAGGATATAGAACTATTAGAAAAATAGAAAATATTGTTCGTGAAGAAATGGATAGAGCAGGAGCTTTAGAACTTTTAATGCCAGTTGTTCAACCAGCTGAACTTTGGCAAGAAAGTGGAAGATGGGATGTAATGGGAGCAGAAATGCTAAGACTACAAGATAGACATGAAAGAGATTTCGTTCTATCTCCAACACAAGAAGAAATGATAACATCAATAGTTAGAAGTGATATTTCTTCATATAAGTCACTTCCTTTAAATTTATATCACATACAAACAAAATTTAGAGATGAAAGAAGACCTAGATTTGGACTTATGAGAGGTAGAGAATTTACTATGAAAGATGGTTATTCTTTCCATACTTCTCAAGAATCATTAGATGAAGAATTTTTAAATATGAGAGATGCTTATACAAGAATTTTCACAAGATGTGGTTTAAAATTTAGACCTGTTGATGCAGACTCAGGAAACATTGGTGGAAGTGGATCACAAGAATTCCAAGTTCTAGCAGAATCAGGGGAAGATGAAATCATTTATTCTGATGGTTCAGACTATGCAGCAAACATAGAAAAAGCTGTAAGTGAACTTATCAACCCTCCAAAAGAAGACTTAAGAGAAGTTGAACTTGTTCACACTCCAGATTGCCCAACAATAGAAAGTTTGGCAAAATACTTAGATATTCCTTTAGAAAGAACTGTAAAAGCATTGACATATAAAGATATGGGAACAGATGAAATATACATGGTTCTAATAAGAGGAGATTTTGAAGTTAACGAAGTTAAATTAAAAAATATTTTAAATGCAGTAGAAGTTGAAATGGCTACTGATGAAGAAATAGAAAAAATTGGATTGACAAAAGGATATATAGGACCATATAAATTACCAGCTGAAATTAAAATTGTAGCTGACTTATCTGTAATAGAAGTTACAAACCATGTTGTAGGTTCTCACCAAAAAGATTATCACTATAAAAATGTAAACTATGGTAGAGATTATAAAGCAGATATAGTAACAGATATAAGAAAAGTTAGAGTTGGGGACAATTGTATAACTGGTGGAAAACTACATTCAGCAAGAGGTATAGAATGTGGGCAAATCTTCAAACTTGGAGATAAATATTCTAAGGCTATGAATGCTACTTATCTTGATGAAAATGGTAAAACACAATATATGTTAATGGGTTGCTATGGTATAGGAGTTACAAGAACTATGGCAGCTGCAATAGAACAAAATAATGATGAAAATGGAATTATTTGGCCAGTGTCAATAGCACCTTATATTGTTGATGTAATTCCAGCAAATATAAAAAATGAAGGACAAGTAAGTTTAGCTGAAAAAATCTATAATGAATTACAAGCAGAAAATATTGATGTAATGTTAGATGATAGAGATGAAAAACCTGGGTTTAAATTCAAAGATGCTGACTTAATTGGATTCCCATTTAAAGTTGTTGTAGGAAAAAGAGCTGATGAAGGTATAGTTGAAGTAAAAATCAGAAGAACAGGAGAAACTTTAGAACTAGCTCAAGCTGAAGTTGTAGCTAAAATAAAAGAATTAATGAAACTTTATTAA
- the ylxM gene encoding YlxM family DNA-binding protein produces the protein MILDEFIEIANLLEIYSPLLSEKQREYLEDHFENDLSISEIAKNNNVSRQAIFDNIKRGVALLYEYENKLKFHQIKQDIREKLIDLKENFTEEKLENIIEDLV, from the coding sequence ATGATTTTAGATGAATTTATAGAAATTGCTAATCTTTTAGAGATATATTCCCCACTTTTAAGTGAGAAACAAAGAGAATATTTAGAGGACCACTTTGAAAATGATCTTTCTATCTCAGAGATTGCAAAAAACAATAATGTCAGTAGACAGGCGATATTCGATAATATTAAAAGAGGAGTCGCTCTCTTATATGAGTATGAAAATAAGTTAAAGTTTCATCAAATAAAACAAGATATAAGAGAAAAATTAATTGATTTAAAAGAAAATTTTACAGAGGAAAAATTGGAAAATATAATAGAAGACTTAGTTTAA